Proteins from a single region of Sphaerochaeta globosa str. Buddy:
- a CDS encoding IS1/IS1595 family N-terminal zinc-binding domain-containing protein has product MPKHITSSRKETPWTGKDDATPLQSFIDAINLSNYKKKHPSISDTEESELLNSYAPQECRYCQSLKIQKYGFTSNHVRRYRCSDCERTFTVTTGTIFDNHKIPISEWVDYLLGLFRMQSFNSVSKSNRNSDTTTNYWTSKLCLTLRGYQDTIVLRGKAYIDETFYKLRKEDIQMKEDGLQYRGLSRNQICMGIGCDLSGHVFCTIEGNGKTSSKKTLEAFLHHIEPGTTLVHDREKSHDSLVKDLHLVSEAHSSKSLKGLPDKENPMNEINQRCRQLKQFLNSHSGFDRANLSDYLNLFAFIVNPPNDPYKKIETLLNRVFENPISLSYREKYSN; this is encoded by the coding sequence ATGCCCAAGCATATCACTTCATCCAGGAAGGAGACACCCTGGACCGGCAAGGACGATGCGACCCCGTTGCAATCATTCATTGATGCAATCAATCTGTCCAACTACAAGAAGAAGCATCCCTCAATTTCGGACACCGAAGAAAGTGAGCTTCTCAACTCCTATGCACCCCAGGAGTGCCGGTATTGCCAGAGCCTCAAGATCCAGAAATACGGATTCACGAGCAACCATGTCAGACGTTACCGGTGTTCGGATTGCGAAAGGACTTTCACGGTCACAACGGGCACCATATTCGACAACCACAAGATACCCATAAGCGAATGGGTGGATTATCTGCTCGGCTTGTTCAGGATGCAGAGCTTCAACTCAGTATCGAAATCAAACAGAAACAGCGACACAACAACGAATTACTGGACATCCAAACTCTGCCTTACACTCAGGGGATACCAAGATACTATTGTTCTCAGGGGAAAAGCTTACATCGATGAGACCTTCTACAAGCTGAGGAAAGAAGATATCCAGATGAAGGAGGATGGGCTGCAGTATCGTGGTCTATCACGAAACCAGATCTGCATGGGGATAGGATGCGATCTCTCCGGCCATGTTTTCTGTACCATCGAGGGGAACGGAAAGACATCCTCCAAGAAAACGTTGGAGGCATTCCTTCATCATATCGAGCCAGGGACAACCCTTGTCCATGATAGAGAGAAAAGCCATGACAGTCTGGTGAAAGACCTGCACTTGGTGAGTGAAGCTCATAGCTCGAAGTCGCTCAAAGGCTTGCCTGACAAGGAAAATCCAATGAACGAAATCAACCAGCGCTGTCGACAGCTCAAGCAGTTCCTGAACTCGCATTCCGGTTTTGACAGAGCCAATCTCTCTGATTACTTGAACCTCTTTGCTTTTATTGTCAATCCTCCCAACGACCCGTACAAAAAGATTGAAACTCTACTCAACAGGGTTTTCGAAAACCCTATTTCGCTCAGTTACAGAGAGAAATACTCAAACTAA
- a CDS encoding O-antigen polymerase: MTIIISIIILFLILYLNFSLKKNFWDASSLFLIENLFLVLVAFQFFFGEYQFEGSVFIWLDFVCLVFVLGTLAGNSIYIKIWQTTNTKDDSTIVIKQHTCNRRYYMFLATFICLGIIGALLQLFSYGFNLSSFRSVESFLAMNAKVASNRYSGSESSVSTFTQILLCFSYASPLLGGYLLSISKGKFRKMLCVLSLLPIVIIMLYTNTKVGFVASVFLIATGYIVGYQRNFATYPIISAKTIVLLIFGAMAFVAVLILVMSIRIGELSFQTLQVVVGKFMDYGFGEIKALDVWFANYNEGGHDMGYNTFMAVFNFIGIGTKKQGVYELLPGATSNVFTGYRGVIMDFGLIGGIIFYALLGLLSGIASSKIKYSQKSLFSMFFLMSVYFFNFHSLLISPWVYTSYILAFIICIFAAIISEKVSFAWV; the protein is encoded by the coding sequence ATGACGATAATTATCTCGATTATCATATTGTTCCTTATTCTCTACTTAAATTTTTCTTTGAAAAAGAACTTTTGGGATGCCTCGAGTTTGTTTCTTATCGAGAATTTATTTTTGGTTCTTGTTGCATTCCAATTCTTTTTTGGTGAATACCAGTTTGAAGGAAGTGTTTTTATATGGCTTGATTTCGTGTGCTTAGTGTTTGTTTTGGGAACTCTTGCTGGAAATTCCATTTACATAAAGATTTGGCAGACTACCAATACAAAAGATGATTCTACTATTGTGATTAAGCAACATACTTGCAATAGACGGTATTATATGTTTTTAGCAACATTTATTTGTTTGGGCATTATTGGTGCATTGTTACAACTTTTTTCATATGGTTTTAACCTCTCAAGTTTTAGAAGTGTTGAATCTTTTCTTGCTATGAATGCCAAAGTCGCAAGTAATCGTTATAGTGGTTCTGAGAGTTCTGTCAGCACATTTACCCAGATTCTTCTGTGTTTTTCGTATGCATCCCCATTGCTAGGGGGTTATCTCCTTAGCATTTCAAAGGGGAAGTTTAGAAAAATGCTATGCGTACTTTCCCTGCTTCCTATCGTTATCATCATGTTATACACAAATACGAAAGTAGGTTTTGTTGCTAGTGTATTTCTAATTGCTACAGGTTACATTGTTGGCTATCAAAGAAACTTTGCAACGTATCCTATAATTTCAGCAAAGACTATAGTTTTATTAATTTTTGGAGCTATGGCCTTTGTTGCTGTATTGATTCTTGTTATGTCAATCCGAATTGGAGAATTATCCTTTCAGACACTGCAAGTGGTGGTTGGAAAATTTATGGATTACGGCTTTGGGGAAATAAAGGCTCTTGATGTATGGTTTGCCAACTATAATGAAGGTGGGCATGATATGGGATATAATACCTTTATGGCTGTATTCAATTTCATCGGGATAGGTACAAAGAAACAGGGAGTGTATGAACTTCTCCCGGGAGCAACTAGTAATGTATTCACTGGATATAGAGGGGTGATTATGGACTTTGGGCTTATTGGAGGAATTATTTTCTATGCTCTTCTTGGCTTACTCAGTGGAATTGCATCAAGCAAAATTAAGTACTCGCAAAAAAGTCTTTTCTCAATGTTTTTCCTTATGTCCGTCTATTTTTTTAATTTCCATAGTTTACTAATATCTCCTTGGGTTTATACCTCATATATTTTGGCATTTATTATTTGTATTTTTGCTGCAATCATTTCTGAGAAGGTAAGTTTTGCATGGGTATAG
- a CDS encoding lipopolysaccharide biosynthesis protein, translating to MKHSSVSDFRESMKVLLKYGVPRVPGEFVLFAYNLVPLSICAHKFGLVETSYLSASITINNLITPFFSFAGIVLLPIASKVSVNKKYDDLSEKVKNLGIIYLFVGVLGVVFVNIFGTSLIKIVLSESYLSALNIIRIMVLSVIPYSIYLLLRNPIDGLSIFPYNTISLSITFAITCIMMFLSSSILQCVWAFFFGYVILACLSFFFWKLVKNEDKNKQDRD from the coding sequence ATGAAGCATTCATCTGTTTCCGATTTTCGCGAATCAATGAAAGTACTTCTTAAGTATGGAGTACCTAGGGTTCCAGGTGAATTTGTATTATTTGCGTATAATCTAGTTCCGCTTTCTATCTGTGCCCATAAATTTGGTCTTGTCGAGACGTCGTATCTTTCTGCATCAATAACTATAAATAATCTTATAACTCCTTTTTTTAGCTTTGCTGGAATCGTATTGCTTCCAATTGCGAGCAAGGTTTCTGTAAATAAAAAATATGACGATTTGTCAGAAAAGGTTAAAAACCTAGGAATAATCTATCTGTTCGTTGGTGTATTAGGGGTTGTTTTTGTCAATATTTTCGGAACTTCACTTATTAAGATAGTCCTTAGTGAAAGTTATTTATCTGCACTAAATATTATTCGCATTATGGTCCTTTCTGTTATTCCCTATTCAATATATTTACTGCTTCGAAATCCCATTGATGGGTTATCAATTTTCCCCTATAACACGATTTCGCTTTCTATTACATTCGCAATTACATGTATAATGATGTTTCTGTCCAGTTCAATACTGCAATGTGTTTGGGCCTTTTTTTTTGGATATGTAATCTTGGCCTGCTTGTCTTTCTTTTTCTGGAAGCTGGTGAAAAATGAAGATAAAAACAAGCAGGATAGGGATTAA